Proteins from a genomic interval of Chanos chanos chromosome 3, fChaCha1.1, whole genome shotgun sequence:
- the wdr91 gene encoding WD repeat-containing protein 91 produces MGSAVERTDDLVREYLIYRGFTSTLKHLDAEIKADKEKGFRVDKIIDQLHQFIQNYDLNALKAYWGYLDRRLFCRLEDVYRPTVNKLRTSLFRFYLVHTVQSKNLEKTQEFFQKQAVELQGQAEWRDWFVLPFIPAPEQNPTFSTYFSRQWADTFLVSLHNFLSVLFQCMPKPALLSFDAEVQRTNSIQEDNEQLRQVLFALQGDFPPKKDEEMVHHKLPPYVQHMDRLGDTELDLVSSQRNVNLTTPSRNFFSTFLPQGRRAPGKTPQGAGCSPTQASVGRKETTASQPMKMKEPPPVKDTKMAAVSAVTAEPVAGHSRQKRQQDHEKERKELFSKPQSTDKKGESSETEPHSEGQSDQTDSSTNQARVGGEGSGTGAEQPFIKLSQEEYGEHHSSIMHCRVDSSGRRVASLDVDGVVKVWSFNPIMQTKATIMSKSPLLSLEWATKPDRLLLLGSGVGTVRLYDTDAKKNLCEMSIDEVHPRILSLAYSPSGTSFVCSAAAHSAPSGSTTEAGSRVSPPVSGQLLLWDTKTVKQQLQFALEPGPVAINCTAFNHNGNLLVTGAADGMIRLFDMQRYESAMSWKAHDGEVYSVEFSYDENTVFSIGEDGKFIQWNIHRSGVKQSEYCLPQDATGPFVLSGYSGYKQVQVPHGRLFAFDSEGQHVLTCSNYGGLIYRLNKGETGLESALSLGGHKAPVVTVDWCSAMDCGTCLTASMDGKIKLSTLLAQKP; encoded by the exons ATGGGGTCAGCCGTTGAGAGAACAGACGATCTTGTAAGGGAGTATCTGATATACCGCGGTTTCACAAGTACCCTCAAACACCTTGACGCCGAAATTAAAGCCGACAAGGAGAAAGGATTTCGC GTTGATAAGATAATTGACCAGCTGCACCAGTTTATCCAGAACTATGACCTGAACGCTCTCAAAGCTTACTGGGGTTACTTGGACCGTCGGCTCTTCTGTCGTTTGGAGGATGTCTATAGACCCACTGTGAACAAATTGCGAACAAGTCTCTTCCGGTTCTATCTTGTGCACACTGTACAG TCAAAAAACCTGGAGAAGACTCAGGAGTTTTTCCAGAAACAGGCGGTAGAACTCCAGGGTCAAGCAGAGTGGAGGGACTGGTTCGTCCTGCCGTTCATCCCTGCTCCAGAGCAGAACCCTACCTTCTCAACCTATTTCTCCCGCCAGTGGGCTGACACCTTTCTCGTGTCCCTGCATAATTTCCTCAGTGTGCTCTTTCAGTGCATGC CCAAACCAGCACTCCTGAGTTTTGATGCCGAAGTTCAGAGGACCAATAGCATACAAGAGGATAATGAACAGTTACGACAAGTG ttatttgCTCTGCAAGGAGACTTTCCTCCAAAGAAAGATGAGGAGATGGTACATCACAAACTGCCTCCCTATGTGCAGCACATGGATCGACTAGGAGACACTGAACT GGATCTGGTATCTAGCCAACGCAACGTCAACTTGACCACTCCTTCCAGAAACTTTTTCTCCACTTTCCTCCCTCAAGGAAGACGGGCACCTGGCAAGACGCCTCAGGGAGCTGGATGCTCGCCAACACAAGCCTCTGtagggagaaaagaaacaacagctAGTCAA CCTATGAAGATGAAGGAACCCCCACCTGTAAAGGACACCAAGATGGCCGCTGTTTCCGCGGTTACTGCCGAGCCAGTGGCTGGTCACTCCAGACAAAAGAGACAGCAGGAccacgagaaagagagaaaagagctctTTTCTAAGCCTCAG AGCACTGataaaaagggagagagttCAGAGACAGAACCTCACAGCGAAGGGCAAAGTGACCAAACAGATTCTTCCACCAATCAGGCGCGAGTGGGTGGTGAGGGGAGCGGGACAGGGGCGGAGCAGCCTTTCATCAAGCTTAGTCAGGAAGAATATGGGGAGCATCACTCATCCATCATGCACTGCAG AGTGGACAGCTCTGGCAGGAGGGTGGCCAGCCTGGATGTGGATGGAGTCGTCAAAGTCTGGTCCTTTAACCCAATCATGCAAACAAAAGCCACCATCATGTCCAAATCTCCCCTGCTCTCACTGGAGTGGGCAACAAAGCCAGACCGACTG TTGTTGTTGGGCAGTGGTGTCGGTACAGTACGGCTGTATGACACAGATGCCAAGAAGAATCTGTGTGAGATGTCCATTGATGAGGTCCATCCACG GATCCTGTCTTTGGCGTACAGCCCCAGCGGGACATCATTTGTGTGCTCAGCTGCAGCTCACTCTGCGCCGTCAGGGAGCACTACAGAGGCAGGATCCAGagtttctcctcctgtctctggGCAACTGTTGCTATGGGACACCAAGACTGTCAAACAGCAG CTCCAGTTTGCCCTTGAGCCTGGTCCAGTGGCCATAAACTGCACCGCTTTCAACCATAATGGAAACTTATTGGTCACTGGAGCTGCTGATGGAATGATACGGCTTTTCG aCATGCAGAGGTATGAGAGCGCGATGAGCTGGAAAGCTCACGATGGAGAGGTGTACAGTGTGGAATTCAGCTATGATGAGAACACAGTGTTCAGCATAGGAGAGGATGGCAAG TTTATTCAGTGGAATATCCATCGCAGTGGGGTGAAACAGTCTGAGTACTGTCTGCCCCAGGATGCCACAGGGCCCTTTGTGTTGTCTGGGTACAGTGGCTACAAGCAGGTGCAGGTGCCCCATGGGCGTCTCTTTGCCTTCGACTCTGAAGGCCAGCACGTCCTCACCTGCTCCAACTACGGAGGCCTCATCTACCGG CTGAATAAAGGGGAGACAGGTTTGGAGAGTGCCCTGTCTTTGGGAGGACACAAGGCTCCCGTTGTCACCGTGGACTGGTGCTCGGCGATGGACTGC